One Acidobacteriota bacterium genomic window, CACGATCCACGACGTTTCCATCCACCCGCACTGTGCCAGTGTCGGGCAGGTTTTGCATTGAACTCTGACATCCCAGTAAGGAGCAATCGCAATGGTGGACTCATCAACTACGCTGGAAAGACGATCTTCCAACCATTCGGCAATCGAGGAGCTTCATGTGCTCTGGATCACTGCCGGACTTGGTTGCGACGGGGAATCAATCGCCTTGACCGCCGCCACACAACCCAGTCTGGAAGAATTGATTCTCGGTGCACTCCCCGGCATTCCCAAACTGAAACTCCATAACCCTGTGCTGGCTTATGAAAACAGCAATGACTTTTTGAGACCGTTTCACCTGGCCGCAATAGGGCAACTCTCTCCCTTCATCCTGGTTGTTGAAGGCTCGATTCCAAACGAAGAAATCAACTCCGAAGGCTATTGGGCGGCGCTCGGCGCGGATCAGCGCACGGGGCAACCCATCACCACCTGCGAATGGATTGATTGGCTGGCCCCCAAAGCGTGGGCGGTGGTGGCCGTGGGCACTTGCGCGGCTTACGGCGGAATTCACGCCATGCAGGGCAATCCGACTGGAGCCATGGGTTTGCCGGATTATCTGGGTTGGGAGTGGCGATCAAAATCGGATATCCCCGTCGTCTGTGTGCCGGGCTGTCCAACGCAACCCGATAACCTGACGGAAACATTGTTGTACCTGCTTTCTCAATCTGCTGGGCGCGCGCCAATGATTCCTTTGGATGAAGCCGGACGCCCGACCTGGTTGTTTGGAAAAACGGTGCACGAAAGTTGCGACCGCGGCGGATATTACGAACAGGCGGATTTTGCCGAACAGTACGGCGATTCTCAGTGCATTGTGCGATTGGGATGTTGGGGGCCGGTGGTGCAATGCAATGTCGGCAAACGCGGCGCGATGAACGGAGTGGGCGGTTGTCCCAACGTCGGCGGCATCTGCATCGGCTGCACCATGCCGGGTTTTCCAGACAAGTTTATGCCCTTTATGAACCAGCCTCCGGGATCGCTGCTGTCTTCGCATGCGGTGATGACCTATGGCCGAGCCATTCGCGCCATTCGGCAATTCACGCAACATTCACTCAATGCCGAACCGGCCTGGCGTCGTCGTGGGCGTGAACTGAAATCCGGCTATCAATCACCCAATGGAAAGGGTCAAAACTCATGACAATCAAGGCTTTTGCGACAGCACCTAAAACGAGGGGCGGTTTTGACTTCGGGACTTTTGGTCAATCTTTCCTGGCACACGCATTGAATCCCGGTGTGATGGAAGCCGAAGGCGTCTTGCAAAATTTGGCGGGAGTCTTTTTCCCCGGCGGATTGCCGAGCGCTTTGGACTGGGCGACAAAATCAAATGCCCCCGATGACATTCCGGCGGTGGACACGCGCTACCGCATTCTGGTTGAACAAATTCCGGCCATCGTTTTTCTGGCCTTTTTAGGACAAGGCAGCAGCGAGGCGTACATCAGCCCGCAGGTGGAAACGCTGCTTGGCTACACACAGGAAGAATGGTTGAGAGACCCCGTTCGCTGGTACCAACACATTCATCCCGAAGATAGAAAACGTTGGAGCGTGGAAGGCGCAGAAATGTTTTTGACCGGAAAACCGCTGAAATCGGTTTACCGCGTTCTGGCGCGCGATGGCCACGTGGTTTGGTTTCATTGTGAAGTTCGCATGGTGCGGCGGGAAGACGGGCGCCCGTGGTTCATTCACGGCGTCGCGTTCGACATTACCGAATTGAAAACCGCCGAAGCCGAGTTAAAACAAGCGCATGACGAACTGGAAATGCGCGTGGAAGAACGAACTTCGGAATTGCAACTGGCCAACATTGAACTGCAAAGGGAGATTGCCGAGCGCAAACGGATCGAGCAGGAACGCACGCAGCTTCTCGCCCGCGAACGGGAAGCGCGTGAAGCCGCAGAAACTGCCAGCCGCTTGAAAGACGAATTTCTGGCCAGCGTTTCGCACGAATTGCGAACCCCGTTGACCGCGATTCTGGGTTGGGCGGAAATGTTGCGATCCGGTTCGCTCGACGCGGCAGTGGCCAATCGCGCCGTCCTGAACATTCAGCGCAACGCCAAGGCGCAGGCCCACCTGATCAACGATCTGCTGGATGCTTCGCGCATCGTTGCCGGAAAGCTCCAACTGAATTCTCAACCGGTCGAGTTAATCAGCGTAGTCGAATCAGCAGTGGATGCGGTTCGTCCATCGGTTGAAGCGAAACAGTTGCGATTGAAGATGGTGCTCGAACCCTGGGTCAGCCCCTTTTCCGGCGACCCGGATCGGTTGAAACAGGTCGTTTGGAACCTGCTCTCGAACGCGATCAAATTCACGTCTCCCGAAGGAGTCATCGAAGTGAAGCTGGAGCGCGCGGGAGAAAAAGCTTTGATTACGGTCACGGATAACGGCCAGGGAATCAGCCCGGAATTTTTGCCGCACGTGTTTGATCGCTTCCGGCAAGCCGACGGTTCCACTAAACGCATTTATGGTGGCTTGGGATTGGGGTTGGCGATTGTCAAACATTTGGTCGAGCTTCACGGCGGCGCAGTCAATGCGTTCAGCCATGGGCTTGGTCGCGGAGCTGAATTCACCATCATCCTGCCGCTGGGGTCTGCGGGTGCGCAGCCTCAATTCATCGGAGAAATGACAACAAAAGAAATCAACGCCGTGCAAAGCTTGCCATCGTCTTTGGCCGGAATGCGGTTGTTGATTGTGGATGATGAGATGGATGCCCGCGAAGTATTGGGAACCATGTTGCGGCAATCGGGCGCAGAGGTTCGCGCTGCGGCTTCCGCCAACGAAGCGCTGGGACTGTTGCGTTGGTGGCGGCCAGACGTTTTGGTTTCCGACATTGGCATGCCGGATGAAGATGGTTATGCACTGCTCAGGCGCGTGCGCGCGTTGTCTCCGGAGCAAGGCGGATTGATTCCCGCCATTGCGCTCACAGCGTATGCGGGCGGCCAGGATCGGCAACGCGCACTGGAATCCGGGTTTCAGGCGCATTTGGCCAAACCGGTCGAACCATCAACACTGGTGAACACCATTTCCCGCTTCATCAACCAGCGCACGGAAGATGATCTGGATTCAATTCTGGAGTTGTAGCAATAGTCACTTCTTTCCATTGAAGGCCGTAGCGACGAGTCAACCTCTTTTTCAAGAGATACCTGTTGCCAGGGCTTTTTCTATTTGGACTGGCCACCGTGCTTCTTGTTCCTTCAAAGCTTAGTGCGCAACAACTACGTAGCTTTTTCTTGAAAGTTACGTAGTCTTTCGTATCTGCCTTGCGTAGGTTTGCGAATAGACACTCCTTACACTCCTCCAGATAATGCCAACACTCGTCAAAGGCACAAAATTCGGAAAGAAGTTCCAGGTCGCCTTGCGGGCTGAACAGCCTGCAGCGGGTTTTCATCAGAAACGCAAGCGAGAACGTTGAACTCCTTCAGCAGGTTTGTCGCAGAAAGCCAAAGACCTGAGTACTCAGTTCCGTGTTCGGTACTCCCCTGTAGCAGCGCTTTGAAATTGATGCGACGAGCTAAGCGTCAAACCGGCAATTGGCCGGAAATCCAACCTGAAACATTCCGTCTGCCCTGACAGAAAGGAGTCAATTATGGCAGCAGAAGCGGTTCCCTATGGCCGAGTGACGCAACGAACGCCTGCGGTTAGTGATGTTCACATTGTCTGGATTACGGCCGGGTTGGGCTGTGACGGTGATTCGGTGGCAATTACCACGGCAACCCAGCCCAGTCTGGAAGATGTTCTGTTGGGAGCGATTCCGGGGCTTCCCAAAGTTCATTTGCATAATCCGGTTCTCGCGTATGAAGGCGGCGATGAATTCATGGCGCACTGGTACAAGGCCGAAAAGGGTGAACTCGATCCATTCGTTTTGGTCGTAGAAGGTTCAATTCCAAACGAGAAGATCAAAGCCGAAGGATATTGGGCGGCTCTGGGAACAGATGCCAAAACCGGGCAGCCCATCACCACCTGCGAATGGATTGATCGGTTGGCGCCAAAAGCATTGGCTGTCGTCGCTATCG contains:
- a CDS encoding hydrogenase expression protein HypE yields the protein MVDSSTTLERRSSNHSAIEELHVLWITAGLGCDGESIALTAATQPSLEELILGALPGIPKLKLHNPVLAYENSNDFLRPFHLAAIGQLSPFILVVEGSIPNEEINSEGYWAALGADQRTGQPITTCEWIDWLAPKAWAVVAVGTCAAYGGIHAMQGNPTGAMGLPDYLGWEWRSKSDIPVVCVPGCPTQPDNLTETLLYLLSQSAGRAPMIPLDEAGRPTWLFGKTVHESCDRGGYYEQADFAEQYGDSQCIVRLGCWGPVVQCNVGKRGAMNGVGGCPNVGGICIGCTMPGFPDKFMPFMNQPPGSLLSSHAVMTYGRAIRAIRQFTQHSLNAEPAWRRRGRELKSGYQSPNGKGQNS
- a CDS encoding response regulator; amino-acid sequence: MNPGVMEAEGVLQNLAGVFFPGGLPSALDWATKSNAPDDIPAVDTRYRILVEQIPAIVFLAFLGQGSSEAYISPQVETLLGYTQEEWLRDPVRWYQHIHPEDRKRWSVEGAEMFLTGKPLKSVYRVLARDGHVVWFHCEVRMVRREDGRPWFIHGVAFDITELKTAEAELKQAHDELEMRVEERTSELQLANIELQREIAERKRIEQERTQLLAREREAREAAETASRLKDEFLASVSHELRTPLTAILGWAEMLRSGSLDAAVANRAVLNIQRNAKAQAHLINDLLDASRIVAGKLQLNSQPVELISVVESAVDAVRPSVEAKQLRLKMVLEPWVSPFSGDPDRLKQVVWNLLSNAIKFTSPEGVIEVKLERAGEKALITVTDNGQGISPEFLPHVFDRFRQADGSTKRIYGGLGLGLAIVKHLVELHGGAVNAFSHGLGRGAEFTIILPLGSAGAQPQFIGEMTTKEINAVQSLPSSLAGMRLLIVDDEMDAREVLGTMLRQSGAEVRAAASANEALGLLRWWRPDVLVSDIGMPDEDGYALLRRVRALSPEQGGLIPAIALTAYAGGQDRQRALESGFQAHLAKPVEPSTLVNTISRFINQRTEDDLDSILEL